The following DNA comes from Musa acuminata AAA Group cultivar baxijiao chromosome BXJ1-4, Cavendish_Baxijiao_AAA, whole genome shotgun sequence.
CCACGAGATGGATAATCTTCTCCCAGCCACGACGTGATTCCGGATTGAAGTAATCTTGTAACACAGATGGCCATGTTCCTCCTATCACTGAGACAAAAGTTTTCAGCAAATCCATCATTCACTCTAAAGACCTGTAGCTTCTGGGCGGTGGGAGCATTTCAATCCTTGGAAAGATCTCGCTGCGCAAGTTCACCGGCCTCAGATCATTCTCATATGACCAAGTTGCCGCAGATTATCCCTTCTGGCAGAGATAACTTGGATAATGGTTTCCGGATCGAGGttgttgacactgattttgtgggGGTTTCTTACAAGTTTTTGGATCAAATCGATGGGGGCACAGAGGCTTTATCATCCTCATTGAAGATCAATGATGAAACTTGTTCTTGTTCTTCGGCTGCATTAGCAGAGGAatccttggattttgatgagattgAGGATTTGAGGCTGCGTAAAAAATTGTTCTACAAGCTCGACAAGGGTTCCAAAGAATTCGAAGAGTATAATGTACAGTTCCATCGCAATAAATCAGCTAAAAAGAGACATGAAAAAACAATAGAAGCTGATACAAAGAAAGAATTCAATGATCTagaaaagaagaagaaccaaAAGGTTATTAAGTCAAACGTGGCTAAAGCTTCGGAACAAGGGGTGGAGAGTCCAGTAATAAAAAATGTGCGTTCATGTACAAAATCAACCATAATGGAGGAAAAAAGGGTGAGAATGCCGACAATTAACCAGCTCACTGATCCATACCATCTGCCATTCTGTCTAGATATCTATGTTTCCAAAGGGTCAGTTCGTGCTTGCATTGTTCATAGGATCACTAGCAAGGTGGTCGCTGTGGCACACTCAATTTCGAAGGACATGAAGTTTGACTTAAAGTCTAGGAAAGATGCAACTGCTTGTGCTGCTGTGGGAGCAGTTTTGGCCCAGCGTGCGATTGAAGATGATATTCACAATGTGGTCTACACAccaagaaaaggagaaagaattgaagGGAAGATTCAGATTGTCCTTCAGTCAATTATTGATCATGGTATCGATGTGAAGGTGAAGCTGAAGCAAAAGCAGCCTAGTAAGGTATGTAATCTTTGTGAACCATTAACTATCATGtctttatttttcatatttgttGATCTTGGACATGATACTTCTCCCATGTAGCAAGATAGTTGTTCCTAAATTGGTAGACTGACTTGAAATTTTCTCTACTGAATTTTATttacatatttattatatttagaaTTTAGAAAGAATATCCAAAATATTGGAACGTAAGGTATTCTGTCTTTGATCTTGGTAAGTTTCATGTCAGTATTGATCAAGTTATTGCTTCTTTAGACAAACAATAAATGTAATCCATGATAGGTTCCCAAAGGCAGTCCAGGATAGGGCATCTATTGGACTTCTTAGGATGCTAAAATTAGCTAGTCACACAGATCATGACCAGAGTAACCCAACTGAACCTCTTACTGTTAAGACATTATTTTATTAATCGAAATGTTGGTCATAATAATTGACTAATAGTGGTTCTGGTGAAGCTCTATATGCAACTAGCTCATGTGCAACATGTCTAGGTTATGGCCTAAAGTGTGTGCATAttacttttttcttcttcttgtctcTCTTCTCTCACTTTAGGTCAACATCTCTCTCCCCGTCCTTTGCCTTGTTTGTGTTGTCGCTACTTTGTCCTGGTGGCACGCTACCTGATGTCACTCAGACTCACTCCTACTGATAGGCCACGTTGCCACCTTCTCATCTGTGTCATCGCCTCCTGCTACTAGCACATATGGCCACCTGCTCAtctcttgtgtgtgtgtgtgtggtttaGGTGGTCTCAACATGTAccaatggtatatatatatatatcggtaaTAAAACCATGCTAGTCTGGCCATCGATTGGCATCATTTGTGAACCTAGATTTAATCCATGATTCGAACTATTCAGGTTGACTACATGGACTTTTTCCTATTATTAAGCTCTATAGAATGTAGTATACCTAGTTAAGATTAgtcaaatctttttctttttgttttcaataATTTCTTTCAAATATCCCTTACCTCTCTTACATCACTAATTCTTATCTTCCCATTTGTTCTAGCTGGCGTAAGTCTCCTTTGAATATGTTTATACCATCTTAAATAAATTTCCTTGTAGTATTCTCTTTCAGAGTCACACTAAATGGTTCATAGATAAAGATATTTTTTGTTGTATCTTTTATAGCAGTCGCATATATCCACATCAATTTCCTCGTGTTGGCTACAGTAATGTTTTGTATAAAAATAAAGCATGGTTGGCTTTAGGAGTATATGACAATCACACAAAAATCTTGATGTACCTCTCTATCTTACCATCCTTGATTAGTTTTCACTTCTAGTAAACGACCAAGTAACCCTGTTTTATCACTAAACTTCGCTTTATAAGCTACCCACAAGACATGAACTTCCTGAATCAACAGCTGAAAGTCAAAGGCACCTCAAAATCCTTTATCATTGAACCACAAGCTTCTTGGTGAATGATGTGCCTGGAATCCCTGTTGGTCATTATTAATAGATCCAGGTTTCATAAGAGATGGCTaaaattgtgaagaaaatgcattaCTGATCTTTCACATCAGATCTTCGAGAAAAGTTTTGATCATGCTACAATTTGTTGATCAACCTTTCATCGAACTTTAGTAGCAAATTTTATAgaggacattatatatatatgtatatatgtatatatatatatatgtatatgtatatgtatatatacatatacatatatatatatatatacatatacatatatatatatatatataaatatatacatatatatatatatataaatatatacatatatatatatatacatatacatatatatacatacatatatatatatcatcctaGGGCTAATGTTGGAAGTTTTGCATTACCCTTAATACTCAAATTTTGGTCACGAAAATATTTCTTTACTTTTTAAGTGATGAATTGGAAGCAATGGATATATATAAGTGGTTTATCATTCACTTTGAAGACCGTGTGAAACTTTCCCAGCATTTTCGTGAAAGACTACATAACAAGTTACTCTTTTCAGATGAGATAATAGTATGCCAGCTTTTAAGTCCTTTATGCTTGTTTATATATTCATAAACTGATTTCTTTCAGCTATTGGAATTATAAAGCACAGCGAATTCTCATTTTTTTGTAGTCCATTTTATTAAATAGTTTGATTACACAGGTAAAGACGTGTGGCTATGCAAACGACTAGTTTTAAATCTGATTGCCAGGGGCTCACCAAAATGGTGTATCATTTATTTCAGTCGGATGATTTGGTCATTGGagcttctcttcttataaaaatgAGTTATCTGGAAGTTCTGCAAGTAGAATAATATAATTAGTGCCAATTTTGTTTGTGGAAGTGTCAAGAGGCTGTTGCCAATGTAAATGTGTTGCAGATTTTGCCATTATGGCATGCAATGTCATCGTGGTTGGTACTAGCTTTATTTGTATGGATGCCATTGCATTATTGCCCTTTTGTGTTATGCTTGTTATACATAAGAAAGAGTTTGCTTTTACAATTATTATGAACGATCTAAGCCAAAGAGCTTAATTTATAACATATGGATAACAAACTAAGATAAGATAAAGATAATTAGATACCTTACTATGGATCGAGTGTTAAAAGTTTAGAATGAGAATTGGAACCCTCAATTTCACAATTTCACTTTTAGTATTTGCCCTAGCAATTAGAATCAAGTGAGATTTTGTCCCTTTATTTCTTcgatatatttcttttttatcaGATTGTTGGGTTTACATGCATATAAAATTTTTGATAGCTACAATCGAATTAAACCCAGTTGGGAGGCACAAAGTGTTCATGTGTGTAGTATTTAAGGCTTTTGTTACGTTCCtaaattttattattgaatttcaTATCGTAGGTGATTTCACAAATAGTAAATCTGCTTCCCTCCTTCTTTGATATACTTATAAatctatttaaatatttatatattatatattcgtTCAAATGTTTAAATCTTCTATATATACAACTCTATTTAGCATCCAACGTTTgggaaaaaaattaaatatttaaaatgtttCTGAGACTATCATTAATTATTTAGTTTCCAATTTCTTAAACTTCAATTTTAAGagacaaatacaaaaattagtacTTAAAAAAGATACATAAACAATAGTTTTGAAGGGTATTAACATTAATCATAGTCTCAATGTGAATGCATATATACATCCTAAGTTAATTTTAAGGATAatttgaagaatatatatatatatatatatatatatatatatatatataattttttgcattttaattaatataaaagGAACATACGTACTGCCTCCAAGGAAATAAGACAAAGTGGCCGTTACTTCGGCTTCGAATGAATCGGAATCCGCGGTCTccgctcctcctccctctttcttcttcctaatTAACTCTAGGGTTAATATTAGATCATCCCCATTTCATCGACCGATCTCTCCGGCCGTAATCCGAGTACTCCAGCTCTCATCTTACAGCGATTCCCTCCCCTCCAACCCCACCATTTCTATTCCCTGCCCCATCTCCCTTTTACACCCGTATCTTCTTCTCTCCTCTCGGTACGTAGGATGTTCTGCTCCGCTTTCGAATTTTTTGGATTGGTGCTTTGGTTTCCGTGCTCTGAAGAATGTCGGTGTATTgcgtttggtgagttgggttggtCGCGGACGCGGTTCCGATTGGATTAGCTGTCGTCTCTGGATTTTTTGGGTTGCGGCTTCTTCTTAAAGGCTGGTCCTTTACGTTCCAATTGTACCTTTTGAGATCTTAGTTCCTTGTGGTTGGTTAGTATATTATCTCAAAACTCAAACGTTTGTCTTTTAATATGTCATAATCGAGAGAAGAGTACATGAAAAGAGTTAAGTTATTGCAATTGTTTGTTCGGAAAGTACCGCCTAGCATCTTGTTGGAGAAAAAGGAGAACCTCAATGCAATTAGGCAATTCGTAGATATTTAAGTGTTGTTCAATAAGTAGCACTGATTTCTGTACAAGATTTCTATCATCATATCTTTTTGATGCAAGGTTGATCAGGATCTATATGC
Coding sequences within:
- the LOC135663073 gene encoding uncharacterized protein LOC135663073, with product MAMFLLSLRQKFSANPSFTLKTCSFWAVGAFQSLERSRCASSPASDHSHMTKLPQIIPSGRDNLDNGFRIEVVDTDFVGVSYKFLDQIDGGTEALSSSLKINDETCSCSSAALAEESLDFDEIEDLRLRKKLFYKLDKGSKEFEEYNVQFHRNKSAKKRHEKTIEADTKKEFNDLEKKKNQKVIKSNVAKASEQGVESPVIKNVRSCTKSTIMEEKRVRMPTINQLTDPYHLPFCLDIYVSKGSVRACIVHRITSKVVAVAHSISKDMKFDLKSRKDATACAAVGAVLAQRAIEDDIHNVVYTPRKGERIEGKIQIVLQSIIDHGIDVKVKLKQKQPSKVKTCGYAND